In Pseudomonadota bacterium, a single genomic region encodes these proteins:
- a CDS encoding endonuclease domain-containing protein: MNSLARALRKNSTEAERCLWSRLRGRRLEGVKFRRQQVLGPYVVDFLCLEPKVVIEVDGGQHAEQVSNDLRRTEYLKVLGYRVLRFWNHDVLGDPDAVLESIRAALVEIPSPPPSPGWERELTEYP, from the coding sequence ATGAACAGTCTGGCCCGGGCGCTGAGGAAGAATTCGACCGAGGCGGAGCGGTGCTTGTGGAGTCGATTGCGCGGTCGACGGCTCGAGGGCGTCAAGTTTCGACGTCAACAGGTCCTTGGACCCTACGTCGTGGATTTCCTCTGCTTGGAGCCCAAAGTTGTCATTGAGGTCGATGGTGGCCAGCATGCCGAGCAGGTCTCGAACGACTTGCGACGGACTGAATATCTCAAGGTATTGGGTTATCGCGTGCTTCGATTTTGGAATCATGACGTGCTTGGAGATCCTGACGCCGTGTTGGAGAGTATTCGCGCTGCCTTGGTTGAGATCCCCTCACCCCCGCCCTCTCCCGGGTGGGAGAGGGAGTTAACGGAATACCCATAG